One part of the Anaerolineales bacterium genome encodes these proteins:
- a CDS encoding cupin domain-containing protein, with translation MRAFHLHDLLAQVGGRDQRYLEFLRVPSLSMGLYTLPAGSQDMQTPHNQDEVYYVISGKAILRVNAQEQPAIPGALLFVPAHAPHKFVTIEEQLQLLVFFAPAEG, from the coding sequence ATGCGCGCCTTCCACCTGCACGATTTGCTGGCCCAGGTCGGCGGCAGAGACCAGCGCTATCTTGAGTTCCTGCGCGTGCCCAGCCTCAGCATGGGCCTCTACACCCTGCCCGCCGGCAGCCAGGATATGCAAACCCCGCACAACCAAGACGAGGTGTATTACGTCATCAGTGGCAAAGCTATCTTGCGCGTCAACGCGCAAGAACAGCCGGCCATACCCGGCGCACTCCTCTTTGTCCCTGCCCACGCGCCGCACAAGTTCGTAACTATAGAAGAACAACTGCAGTTACTCGTATTCTTTGCCCCCGCGGAAGGCTAG